The following coding sequences lie in one Paracidovorax avenae genomic window:
- the tolA gene encoding cell envelope integrity protein TolA: MHAHNDRDQFAPTRPPGRLRAIALAVLVHAALIGALTWGVNWKTSADQPAIEAEIWSALPQQAAPAAVAPPPPPQPAPQPTPPAPPPPAPAPPPPPPPPKAAPDPREADIAIEREKKRLEQEKKERQLQAEQDRRERERKEQAEQDKKERQQKEKAQREKELQQQREKEQREKDRREQQEKLEKQQAEKERQEQLQKKQAEDKRKADEKRKADAADAKRLEALRQENLRRMQGLAGATGGETATGNAQRSSGPSGSYGGKVAAKVRPNIVYPDAISDNLYTLVEVRASPDGTIVGIRVTKSSGNKSWDDAVVRALEKTDTLPRDVDGRVPSSLVIGFRPKD; encoded by the coding sequence ATGCACGCCCACAACGACCGAGACCAGTTCGCCCCCACGCGTCCGCCGGGACGCCTGCGCGCCATCGCGCTCGCCGTCCTGGTCCATGCCGCGCTCATCGGCGCCCTGACCTGGGGCGTGAACTGGAAGACCAGCGCCGACCAGCCCGCCATCGAGGCCGAGATCTGGTCCGCCCTGCCACAGCAGGCCGCACCGGCCGCGGTCGCCCCGCCACCCCCGCCCCAGCCGGCGCCGCAGCCCACGCCCCCGGCCCCGCCACCGCCCGCACCGGCCCCGCCGCCGCCACCACCGCCGCCGAAGGCCGCGCCCGATCCGCGGGAAGCCGACATCGCCATCGAGCGCGAGAAAAAGCGCCTCGAGCAGGAGAAGAAGGAACGCCAGCTGCAGGCCGAACAGGACCGGCGCGAACGCGAGCGCAAGGAGCAGGCCGAGCAGGACAAGAAGGAACGCCAGCAGAAGGAAAAGGCGCAGCGCGAGAAGGAACTGCAGCAACAGCGCGAGAAAGAGCAGCGCGAGAAGGATCGCCGCGAGCAGCAGGAGAAGCTCGAAAAGCAGCAGGCCGAGAAGGAACGGCAGGAGCAGTTGCAGAAGAAGCAGGCGGAAGACAAGCGCAAGGCGGATGAGAAGCGCAAGGCCGACGCCGCGGACGCCAAGCGCCTGGAAGCGCTGCGCCAGGAGAACCTGCGCCGCATGCAGGGCCTGGCGGGTGCCACCGGTGGCGAAACCGCCACCGGCAACGCCCAGCGCAGTTCCGGCCCGTCGGGCAGCTATGGCGGCAAGGTCGCGGCCAAGGTGCGCCCGAACATCGTCTATCCGGACGCCATCTCCGACAACCTTTACACCCTAGTGGAAGTGCGGGCCTCGCCCGACGGCACCATCGTGGGCATCCGCGTCACCAAGTCCAGCGGCAACAAGTCCTGGGACGACGCCGTGGTCCGTGCGCTCGAGAAGACCGACACCCTGCCGCGCGACGTGGACGGCCGCGTACCCTCCTCGCTGGTCATCGGCTTCAGGCCCAAGGACTGA
- the cyoC gene encoding cytochrome o ubiquinol oxidase subunit III: MSDIRYQAGAAGALASRDYHLAEEPHPENGTALGFWLYLMSDCLIFAALFATYGVLGRSYAAGPTGAQLFDLSLVAINTAFLLLSSITFGFAMLQKQKGNVGGTLGWLAVTGLFGLCFLGLELYEFHHLIHEGAGPQRSAFLSAFFTLVGTHGLHVTFGLIWLVVLMIQISKHGLIHENKRRLMCLSMFWHFLDVVWIGVFTFVYLMGVL; this comes from the coding sequence ATGTCTGATATCCGTTACCAAGCCGGCGCCGCAGGCGCCCTGGCTTCCCGCGACTACCACCTCGCGGAGGAGCCCCATCCAGAGAACGGCACCGCGCTGGGCTTCTGGCTCTACCTGATGAGCGACTGCCTCATCTTCGCCGCGCTGTTCGCCACCTACGGCGTGCTGGGCCGCAGCTACGCCGCCGGCCCGACCGGCGCGCAGCTGTTCGACCTCTCGCTGGTGGCCATCAACACGGCCTTCCTGCTGCTGTCGTCCATCACCTTCGGCTTCGCCATGCTGCAGAAGCAGAAGGGCAACGTGGGCGGCACGCTGGGCTGGCTGGCGGTCACGGGCCTGTTCGGCCTGTGCTTCCTGGGCCTGGAACTCTATGAGTTCCACCACCTGATCCATGAAGGCGCGGGTCCGCAGCGCAGCGCCTTCCTGTCGGCCTTCTTCACGCTGGTGGGCACCCACGGGCTGCACGTCACCTTCGGCCTCATCTGGCTGGTGGTGCTGATGATCCAGATCAGCAAGCACGGCCTGATCCACGAGAACAAGCGCCGCCTGATGTGCCTGTCGATGTTCTGGCACTTCCTGGACGTGGTCTGGATCGGCGTCTTCACCTTTGTGTACCTGATGGGGGTGCTGTAA
- the cyoB gene encoding cytochrome o ubiquinol oxidase subunit I, which yields MSSEQITASHWALGRLTWDSVPMAHEPIVLWTFIAVMLGGLAVFAAVTRFRLWGPLWRDWICSIDHKKIGIMYMILGIVMLLRGFADAVMMRLQQAIAFGDNMGYLPPHHYDQIFTAHGVIMIFFVAMPLVTGLMNYVVPLQIGARDVAFPFLNNFSFWMTTAGAILVMISLFLGEFSTSGWLALSNLGAQNPGTGLDYYIWALQVAGVGTTLSGINLIVTIIKMRAPGMNLMKMPIFTWTSLCTNALIVASFPVLTAALVLMSLDRYVGTNFFTNDFGGNPMLYVNLIWIWGHPEVYILVLPAFGIFSEVVATFCRKRLFGYTSMVYATVVITILSYLVWLHHFFTMGSGASVNTFFGITTMIISIPTGAKIFNWLFTMYKGRIRFELPMMWTVAFMATFAIGGMTGVLLAVPPADFVLHNSLFLIAHFHNVIIGGVLFGLFAGINYWFPKAFGYKLDRTWGLRSFWLWVVGFWVAFAPLYILGLMGVTRRVNHFEDPSLQVWFVIAAAGAGLIALGIGCFLMQLVVSYLKRDQLRDFTGDPWDARTLEWATSSPPPQYNFAFTPRVHEIDAWWDMKKHGYKRPLAGFQPIHMPANTGAGAVISAFSLVLGFALIWHMWLLAGVSFAGIVLAAIIHTFNYKRDFYIPADEVNTTEEARTLQLARSHV from the coding sequence ATGTCCTCCGAACAAATTACCGCGTCCCACTGGGCCCTGGGACGGCTCACCTGGGACTCCGTGCCGATGGCGCACGAACCCATCGTGCTGTGGACCTTCATCGCCGTGATGCTGGGCGGCCTCGCCGTCTTCGCCGCGGTCACGCGCTTCCGCCTGTGGGGCCCGCTGTGGCGCGACTGGATCTGCAGCATCGACCACAAGAAGATCGGGATCATGTACATGATCCTCGGCATCGTGATGCTGCTGCGCGGCTTCGCCGACGCGGTGATGATGCGCCTGCAGCAGGCCATCGCCTTCGGCGACAACATGGGCTACCTGCCTCCGCACCACTACGACCAGATCTTCACCGCCCACGGCGTGATCATGATCTTCTTCGTGGCGATGCCGCTGGTCACCGGCCTGATGAACTACGTCGTGCCGCTGCAGATCGGCGCGCGCGACGTGGCCTTCCCGTTCCTGAACAACTTCAGCTTCTGGATGACCACCGCCGGTGCCATCCTGGTGATGATCTCGCTGTTCCTGGGCGAGTTCTCCACCTCCGGCTGGCTGGCCCTGTCCAACCTGGGGGCGCAGAACCCGGGGACCGGGCTGGACTACTACATATGGGCGCTGCAGGTCGCCGGGGTGGGCACGACGCTCTCGGGCATCAACCTGATCGTGACGATCATCAAGATGCGCGCGCCCGGCATGAACCTGATGAAGATGCCCATCTTCACCTGGACGTCCCTGTGCACGAACGCCCTGATCGTGGCCTCCTTCCCGGTGCTGACGGCCGCCCTGGTGCTGATGTCGCTGGACCGCTACGTCGGCACGAACTTCTTCACGAACGACTTCGGCGGCAACCCGATGCTGTACGTGAACCTGATCTGGATCTGGGGCCACCCCGAGGTGTACATCCTGGTGCTGCCCGCGTTCGGCATCTTCTCCGAAGTGGTCGCCACGTTCTGCCGCAAGCGCCTGTTCGGCTACACCTCCATGGTCTATGCCACGGTGGTGATCACCATCCTGTCGTACCTGGTCTGGCTGCACCACTTCTTCACGATGGGCTCCGGCGCCAGCGTGAACACGTTCTTCGGCATCACGACGATGATCATCTCGATCCCCACGGGCGCGAAGATCTTCAACTGGCTGTTCACCATGTACAAGGGCCGCATCCGCTTCGAGCTGCCCATGATGTGGACCGTGGCGTTCATGGCCACCTTCGCCATCGGCGGCATGACCGGCGTGCTGCTGGCCGTGCCCCCGGCCGACTTCGTGCTGCACAACAGCCTGTTCCTGATCGCCCACTTCCACAACGTGATCATCGGCGGCGTGCTGTTCGGCCTGTTCGCCGGCATCAACTACTGGTTCCCCAAGGCCTTCGGCTACAAGCTCGACCGCACCTGGGGCCTGCGCTCCTTCTGGCTGTGGGTGGTGGGCTTCTGGGTGGCGTTCGCGCCCCTGTACATCCTGGGCCTGATGGGCGTGACGCGCCGCGTCAACCACTTCGAGGATCCTTCCCTGCAGGTCTGGTTCGTGATCGCCGCCGCCGGCGCGGGCCTCATCGCCCTGGGCATCGGCTGCTTCCTGATGCAGCTCGTGGTGAGCTACCTCAAGCGCGACCAGCTGCGCGACTTCACGGGCGACCCGTGGGATGCCCGCACGCTGGAATGGGCCACCTCCTCGCCCCCGCCCCAGTACAACTTCGCCTTCACGCCCCGCGTGCACGAGATCGATGCCTGGTGGGACATGAAGAAGCATGGCTACAAGCGCCCCCTGGCCGGCTTCCAGCCGATCCACATGCCGGCCAACACCGGCGCGGGCGCCGTCATCTCCGCGTTCTCGCTGGTGCTCGGCTTCGCCCTGATCTGGCACATGTGGCTGCTCGCGGGCGTGTCGTTCGCCGGCATCGTGCTGGCCGCGATCATCCACACGTTCAACTACAAGCGCGACTTCTACATCCCTGCCGATGAAGTCAACACGACCGAAGAAGCCCGCACACTCCAACTCGCCCGCTCCCATGTCTGA
- the acpA gene encoding acid phosphatase, with amino-acid sequence MKPTLRLLPLAAAAATLLCACGGSDGSSTDSLLQQRIQNVVVIYAENRGFDNLYGLYPGADGIPGVNPSASGSYMPQVDRDAAGTVLARLPKVWGGVTASGQAVTVPEGSTASQDNRPFQIDATSGFQTTGVQVGPNVITRDLYHRFFENQMQINGGRNDKFAAWADSGGLTMGYYDGSNMQLWKLAQKYVLADNFFMGAFGGSFLNHQYLVCACAPEYPNADTSAAKGSISAVDQDAAGNFLPRLTVAANSPASAISGPPVFVNSSNIAPKNYAGDGKFYAINTMQPPYQPSSNAPASGASNLTADPAKATTLPPQTATTIADLLDRKNVDWAWYAGGYNATLASATTDRAFARPAPNFQFHHQPFNYYAKFDPTQSATAAYRAQHLKDFDAQFLQDAAAGKLPAVTFYKPQGNLNQHPGYASVADGDAHIASVIAQLQASPQWKNMLIVVAYDENGGFWDHKAVPKGDLWGPGTRIPALIISPWAKHGVVDHTQYDTASILRFITRRWGLDTLPGLAQRDAALVKNGGQPMGDLTSALDLTQILQ; translated from the coding sequence ATGAAACCCACTCTTCGCCTCCTCCCCCTGGCCGCCGCCGCGGCCACCCTGCTGTGCGCCTGCGGCGGCAGCGACGGCTCTTCCACCGACAGCCTGCTGCAGCAGCGCATCCAGAACGTCGTGGTGATCTACGCGGAAAACCGCGGCTTCGACAACCTCTACGGGCTCTATCCCGGTGCCGACGGCATCCCCGGCGTGAACCCGTCCGCCTCCGGCAGCTATATGCCCCAGGTGGACCGCGACGCGGCGGGCACCGTGCTCGCCAGGCTGCCCAAGGTCTGGGGCGGCGTCACCGCGTCAGGCCAGGCCGTCACCGTGCCGGAAGGCAGCACGGCCAGCCAGGACAACCGCCCCTTCCAGATCGACGCCACGTCCGGCTTCCAGACGACCGGCGTGCAGGTCGGGCCGAACGTGATCACCCGCGATCTCTACCACCGCTTCTTCGAGAACCAGATGCAGATCAACGGCGGCCGCAACGACAAGTTCGCCGCCTGGGCCGATTCGGGCGGCCTCACCATGGGCTACTACGACGGCAGCAACATGCAGCTGTGGAAGCTGGCCCAGAAATACGTGCTGGCCGACAACTTCTTCATGGGCGCCTTCGGCGGCTCCTTCCTGAACCACCAGTACCTGGTGTGCGCCTGCGCACCGGAATACCCCAATGCCGACACCTCCGCCGCCAAGGGCTCGATCTCGGCCGTGGACCAGGACGCCGCCGGCAACTTCCTGCCGCGCCTCACGGTGGCGGCCAACTCGCCCGCGTCCGCCATCTCCGGCCCGCCGGTGTTCGTGAACAGCAGCAACATCGCCCCGAAGAACTACGCCGGCGACGGCAAGTTCTACGCGATCAACACGATGCAGCCGCCCTACCAGCCCAGCTCCAACGCCCCGGCCAGCGGCGCGAGCAACCTGACCGCGGATCCGGCCAAGGCCACCACGCTGCCCCCGCAGACCGCCACCACCATCGCCGACCTGCTCGACAGGAAGAACGTCGACTGGGCCTGGTATGCGGGCGGCTACAACGCGACGCTGGCGTCGGCCACCACGGACCGCGCCTTCGCCCGGCCCGCGCCGAACTTCCAGTTCCACCACCAGCCGTTCAACTACTACGCGAAGTTCGATCCGACCCAGTCCGCCACCGCGGCCTACCGCGCGCAGCACCTGAAGGATTTCGACGCGCAGTTCCTGCAGGACGCCGCCGCCGGCAAGCTGCCGGCCGTGACCTTCTACAAGCCGCAGGGCAACCTCAACCAGCACCCGGGCTATGCCAGCGTGGCCGACGGCGACGCGCACATCGCCAGCGTGATCGCCCAGCTGCAGGCCAGCCCGCAATGGAAGAACATGCTGATCGTCGTGGCCTACGACGAGAACGGCGGCTTCTGGGACCACAAGGCCGTCCCCAAGGGCGACCTCTGGGGCCCGGGCACGCGGATCCCGGCGCTGATCATCTCGCCCTGGGCCAAGCACGGCGTGGTGGACCACACGCAGTACGACACGGCATCCATCCTGCGCTTCATCACGCGCCGCTGGGGCCTGGACACCCTGCCGGGCCTGGCGCAGCGCGATGCCGCCCTGGTCAAGAACGGCGGCCAGCCGATGGGCGACCTGACGTCGGCCCTGGACCTGACGCAGATCCTGCAGTAA
- the cyoA gene encoding ubiquinol oxidase subunit II, with protein MLKTMKLRGPAWLGAAALAASLAGCSKAVVLNPAGDVAAQQGQLVVTATLLMLIIIVPVILLTFLFAWKYRQSNTEAEYDPDWHHSTTLELVIWTVPLMIIIALGALTWISTHKLDPYRPLDRIDAARALPASVKPLEIQVVAMDWKWAFFYPEQGIATVNEVAAPVDRPIVFKLTSTSTMNAFYVPDLAGMIYTMPGMQTELNAIINKAGVYHGFSSHYSGPGFSGMTFKFHGLSDGDFDKWVADAKGSGKALDSKTYLALAKPSERNPVERFASVEAGLYEKVLNRCVEDGKMCMHHMMAIDANGGEAYLKAAGLNLPQDVCTAENSARVIASLETTRETANATTPQ; from the coding sequence ATGCTGAAAACCATGAAACTCCGCGGGCCCGCATGGCTCGGCGCGGCCGCCCTGGCTGCAAGCCTCGCCGGCTGCAGCAAGGCCGTCGTCCTCAATCCAGCGGGTGACGTCGCCGCGCAGCAAGGCCAGCTGGTCGTCACCGCCACGCTGCTGATGCTGATCATCATCGTCCCGGTGATCCTGCTCACCTTCCTGTTCGCCTGGAAGTACCGCCAGTCGAACACCGAGGCCGAGTACGACCCCGACTGGCACCACTCCACCACGCTGGAACTGGTGATCTGGACCGTGCCGCTGATGATCATCATTGCCCTGGGGGCGCTGACCTGGATCAGCACCCACAAGCTGGACCCGTACCGCCCCCTGGACCGCATCGACGCGGCCCGCGCGCTGCCCGCCAGCGTCAAGCCGCTGGAGATCCAGGTGGTGGCCATGGACTGGAAGTGGGCCTTCTTCTACCCCGAGCAGGGCATCGCCACGGTGAACGAGGTCGCTGCACCCGTGGACCGCCCCATCGTCTTCAAGCTGACGTCCACGTCCACGATGAACGCGTTCTACGTTCCCGACCTGGCCGGCATGATCTACACCATGCCCGGCATGCAGACCGAGCTGAACGCCATCATCAACAAGGCGGGCGTGTACCACGGCTTCTCGTCGCACTACAGCGGCCCGGGCTTCTCCGGCATGACGTTCAAGTTCCACGGCCTGAGCGACGGCGACTTCGACAAGTGGGTCGCCGATGCCAAGGGTTCCGGGAAGGCGCTGGACAGCAAGACCTACCTCGCCCTCGCCAAGCCCAGCGAGCGCAACCCCGTGGAGCGCTTCGCCTCCGTGGAAGCCGGGCTCTACGAGAAGGTGCTCAACCGCTGCGTCGAGGACGGCAAGATGTGCATGCACCACATGATGGCCATCGATGCCAACGGCGGCGAGGCCTACCTCAAGGCCGCCGGCCTGAACCTGCCCCAGGACGTGTGCACGGCCGAGAACTCCGCGCGCGTGATCGCCTCCCTGGAAACGACGCGCGAGACCGCGAACGCCACCACCCCGCAATGA
- a CDS encoding cytochrome-c peroxidase has product MTAPVRVFLASRFFLRWSGPACLLGAAGVLLGVGLWMGRAAASGVAPADARPAAPAGAMPPDANRLQMAAQPDFARMQAVGQAMFFDKGLSASGRVSCASCHDPAHAFGPPNGLAVQPGGADGAALGVRAAPSLRYQQNVPPFTMHRFDDDFDESVDQGASGGHTWDGRAGTLHEQAAIPLLAPHEMANAGPAAVVERLRRAPYAAQFRETFGADALDDDARGFQWATLALEMFQQDPARFYPYSSRYDDYLRGKAALSAREMRGLALFNDAKKGNCASCHLSEVSPNNGAFPAFSDFGHIAIGVPRNRALPANRDPSFHDLGTCATLPAGTDAKERAALCGAFRTPSLRNVAVRQAFFHNGVFHSLEEAVRFYATRDTDPARWYPYPARARGAHPRYDDLPAEYAGNVNREAPFDRQPGEAPRLTESEIGDVVAFLRTLTDQDAVPAMEAVARGGRHSALARAGARSAATAH; this is encoded by the coding sequence ATGACTGCTCCTGTGCGCGTGTTTTTGGCCTCCCGGTTTTTTCTTCGATGGAGCGGCCCTGCCTGCCTGCTGGGCGCTGCGGGCGTGCTGCTCGGCGTGGGGTTGTGGATGGGGCGCGCCGCCGCATCGGGCGTGGCTCCGGCCGATGCCCGGCCCGCGGCGCCGGCCGGCGCCATGCCGCCCGATGCGAACCGGTTGCAGATGGCGGCGCAGCCGGACTTCGCGCGCATGCAGGCCGTGGGGCAGGCCATGTTCTTCGACAAGGGGCTGTCGGCATCGGGCCGCGTGTCCTGCGCGAGCTGCCATGATCCGGCGCACGCGTTCGGGCCGCCCAACGGCCTCGCGGTGCAGCCCGGCGGCGCCGACGGTGCGGCCCTGGGCGTGCGGGCGGCGCCGTCCCTGCGCTACCAGCAGAACGTGCCTCCCTTCACGATGCACCGCTTCGACGACGATTTCGACGAAAGCGTGGACCAGGGCGCATCGGGCGGCCACACCTGGGACGGCCGCGCGGGCACGCTGCACGAGCAGGCGGCGATCCCGCTGCTGGCGCCGCACGAGATGGCCAATGCCGGCCCCGCGGCGGTGGTGGAGCGGCTGCGGCGGGCGCCCTATGCGGCGCAGTTCCGCGAGACCTTCGGCGCCGACGCGCTCGACGACGACGCCCGGGGCTTCCAGTGGGCCACGCTGGCGCTGGAGATGTTCCAGCAGGATCCGGCCCGCTTCTACCCCTACAGCAGCCGGTACGACGACTACCTGCGCGGCAAGGCGGCGCTGTCGGCGCGCGAGATGCGCGGGCTCGCGCTCTTCAACGACGCGAAGAAGGGCAACTGCGCGTCCTGCCACCTGAGCGAGGTCAGCCCCAACAACGGGGCATTCCCCGCCTTCTCGGATTTCGGGCATATCGCGATCGGCGTGCCGCGCAACCGCGCGCTGCCGGCCAACCGGGACCCGTCATTCCACGACCTGGGCACCTGCGCCACGCTGCCGGCCGGGACGGACGCGAAGGAGCGCGCGGCGCTCTGCGGCGCGTTCCGCACGCCCAGCCTGCGCAACGTGGCGGTGCGGCAGGCTTTTTTCCACAACGGGGTCTTCCACAGCCTGGAAGAGGCGGTGCGCTTCTACGCCACGCGCGACACCGACCCGGCACGCTGGTATCCCTATCCGGCGCGCGCACGCGGCGCGCATCCGCGCTACGACGACCTGCCCGCCGAATATGCCGGCAACGTCAACCGGGAAGCGCCGTTCGACCGCCAGCCCGGCGAGGCGCCCCGGCTGACCGAGTCCGAGATCGGCGATGTGGTGGCGTTCCTGCGCACCCTGACCGACCAGGATGCCGTGCCGGCCATGGAGGCGGTGGCGCGGGGCGGACGCCATTCCGCCTTGGCGCGGGCGGGCGCCCGGAGCGCTGCGACAGCCCACTGA
- a CDS encoding MFS transporter, with amino-acid sequence MSGLAASPYPAGNFHHEESLSHADTHEEATPSEIAVGVIIGRSSEYFDFFVFGIACVLVFPSFVFPFMTRLDGTLMAFAIFALAFVARPVGTAISMAVQRRWGRGTKLTLALFLLGASTAGMAFLPSYNSVGHIAIIALVVLRLGQGLALGGTWDGLPSLLAMSAPPERRGWFAMIGQLGAPVGFALAASLFAYLYSNLSVQEFLDWGWRFPFFVAFAINVVALFARLRLIVGQSYTEMLQQRELAPVGVLELMRSEGRNVFLGAFAALASFALFHVVTVFPLSWISMYSEQSITHVLGVQIAGAFCAAIAIAISGRLADRVGRRNTLGAMACLIGVFSLVTPWLLSSGTVGNNIFILVGFVLLGLSYGQASGTVTANFSPRFRYTGAALSADLAWLVGAAFAPLVALGLSAKFGLVAVSVYLLSGVVCTLLALRINRLIERRE; translated from the coding sequence ATGAGTGGGCTTGCTGCTTCCCCTTACCCCGCCGGGAATTTCCACCACGAGGAATCCCTGTCCCATGCGGACACCCATGAAGAAGCCACGCCCAGCGAGATCGCGGTCGGCGTGATCATCGGGCGGTCGTCCGAGTATTTCGACTTCTTCGTCTTCGGGATCGCCTGCGTACTGGTGTTCCCGTCGTTCGTCTTTCCCTTCATGACGCGCCTGGACGGCACGCTGATGGCCTTCGCGATCTTCGCGCTGGCCTTCGTCGCGCGTCCCGTCGGCACGGCCATCTCGATGGCGGTGCAGCGGCGCTGGGGGCGCGGCACCAAGCTCACGCTCGCCCTGTTCCTGCTGGGCGCCTCCACCGCGGGCATGGCCTTCCTGCCGAGCTACAACAGCGTGGGCCACATCGCAATCATCGCCCTGGTCGTGCTGCGCCTGGGCCAGGGCCTGGCGCTGGGCGGCACCTGGGACGGACTGCCGTCCCTGCTGGCCATGTCCGCCCCGCCGGAGCGGCGCGGCTGGTTCGCCATGATCGGACAGCTGGGCGCGCCGGTCGGCTTCGCGCTCGCGGCCAGCCTGTTCGCCTATCTCTACAGCAACCTGTCGGTGCAGGAGTTCCTCGACTGGGGCTGGCGCTTCCCGTTCTTCGTCGCCTTCGCGATCAACGTGGTGGCGCTCTTCGCCCGCCTGCGCCTGATCGTCGGGCAGTCCTATACCGAGATGCTGCAGCAGCGCGAACTGGCTCCCGTGGGCGTGCTGGAACTCATGCGCAGCGAAGGCCGCAACGTGTTCCTGGGCGCCTTCGCCGCGCTGGCCAGCTTCGCGCTCTTCCACGTGGTCACGGTCTTCCCGCTGTCCTGGATCTCGATGTATTCCGAGCAGTCGATCACCCACGTGCTGGGGGTGCAGATCGCGGGCGCCTTCTGTGCGGCCATCGCCATCGCCATCTCCGGCCGGCTGGCCGACCGGGTGGGCCGCCGCAACACCCTGGGCGCCATGGCCTGCCTGATCGGGGTGTTCAGCCTGGTCACGCCGTGGCTGCTCAGCAGCGGCACGGTGGGCAACAACATCTTCATCCTGGTGGGCTTCGTGCTGCTGGGCCTGTCGTACGGCCAGGCTTCCGGCACGGTGACGGCCAATTTCTCTCCGCGCTTCCGCTACACGGGCGCCGCGCTCTCCGCCGACCTGGCCTGGCTCGTCGGCGCCGCGTTCGCGCCGCTGGTCGCCCTGGGCCTGTCGGCCAAGTTCGGCCTGGTCGCGGTCAGCGTGTACCTGCTGTCCGGCGTGGTCTGCACGCTGCTGGCGCTGCGCATCAACCGCCTGATCGAGCGCCGCGAATGA
- a CDS encoding SURF1 family protein, whose translation MLILVGIALFLGFLALGTWQVQRRAWKLALIERVDHRVHAAPVPVPPPAQWPQVDAPGYEYLPVAATGRWLSDQTVLAQATTDLGSGFWVMTPLQQPDGTQVLVNRGFVPQDQRARWLPGGEALAAADAGGAQASVQGLLRMSEPGGSLLRANDPAAQRWYSRDVAAIAADRKLPRAAPFFIDAGLPAQRPPQAIGEGAAASAGPWPRAGMTVIRFPNSHLVYAITWYGLALMVVGAGWYVARYEFRPRAADRAHHPSDRSTH comes from the coding sequence ATGCTCATCCTGGTGGGCATCGCCTTGTTTTTGGGCTTCCTGGCCCTGGGCACCTGGCAGGTGCAGCGCCGGGCCTGGAAGCTGGCGCTGATCGAGCGCGTGGACCATCGCGTGCATGCCGCGCCCGTACCCGTGCCACCGCCCGCGCAATGGCCGCAGGTGGACGCCCCCGGCTACGAATACCTGCCCGTCGCGGCCACGGGCCGCTGGCTCTCCGACCAGACCGTGCTCGCCCAGGCCACCACCGACCTCGGCTCGGGCTTCTGGGTGATGACGCCGCTGCAGCAGCCCGACGGCACGCAGGTGCTGGTCAACCGCGGCTTCGTGCCGCAGGACCAGCGTGCGCGCTGGCTGCCGGGCGGCGAAGCACTGGCCGCGGCGGACGCGGGCGGCGCGCAGGCGTCCGTGCAGGGCCTGCTGCGCATGAGCGAGCCGGGCGGCAGCCTGCTGCGCGCCAACGACCCTGCCGCCCAGCGCTGGTACTCGCGCGACGTCGCGGCCATCGCTGCGGACCGGAAGCTGCCGCGCGCCGCGCCGTTCTTCATCGACGCCGGCCTGCCCGCGCAGCGGCCGCCGCAGGCGATCGGGGAGGGAGCGGCTGCCAGCGCCGGCCCCTGGCCCCGCGCCGGCATGACCGTGATCCGCTTCCCCAACAGCCATCTGGTGTACGCGATCACGTGGTACGGACTGGCCCTGATGGTTGTCGGTGCAGGCTGGTATGTGGCACGCTACGAGTTTCGTCCGCGCGCAGCCGACCGTGCCCACCACCCCTCCGACCGCTCCACACACTGA
- the cyoD gene encoding cytochrome o ubiquinol oxidase subunit IV encodes MSAQNSHAHAHAHAGHDDHHHDDGPHSTFSGYMVGFVLSIILTAIPFWLVMAKVISDRNTAVLVLGAFAVVQILVHMVCFLHMNGKVEGGWTMLSTIFTVVFVAIAIAGTLWVMFHMNTNMMPEHNMPASTAPLPPPVNNTP; translated from the coding sequence ATGAGCGCACAGAATTCGCACGCACACGCACATGCCCACGCCGGGCACGACGACCACCACCACGACGACGGCCCGCACAGCACCTTCTCGGGCTACATGGTCGGCTTCGTGCTGTCGATCATCCTCACGGCCATCCCGTTCTGGCTCGTCATGGCCAAGGTGATCTCCGACCGCAACACGGCCGTGCTGGTGCTCGGCGCCTTCGCCGTGGTGCAGATCCTGGTCCACATGGTCTGCTTCCTGCACATGAACGGCAAGGTGGAAGGCGGCTGGACCATGCTGTCCACCATCTTCACCGTGGTGTTCGTGGCCATCGCCATCGCGGGCACGCTGTGGGTGATGTTCCACATGAACACCAACATGATGCCGGAGCACAACATGCCCGCATCCACGGCGCCCCTGCCCCCGCCGGTGAACAACACGCCCTGA